In Acidimicrobiia bacterium, the genomic stretch CGTCGAAGTCAGCCGGCGTCGCGGTCTCGGCGAGCAGCGTGTGCGCGAGGTCCAGGAAGTGTCTGGCGTGGTCGTCGCGAGCGGCCCGCGCGGTGTCCGCGACAAGCTTCTCAACCGCGTACTGGCGGATCATCTCCAAGAGTCGGTAGCGCGTCGTGCCATAGCGCTCGGCCCGCTCCACGAGCGACTTCGCCACGAGCGATGCGAGCACGTCGAACGCCTCGAACTCTTCCACCTCGATACCAGCCGCGAGCGCGACCACCGCGTCGAGGTCGAAGCCGCCCACGCACACCGACAAGCGGGCGAGCAGCGCGCGCTCGTCGTCGCTCAAGAGCTCGAACGACCAGTCGATCGCCGCGCGCAGCGTCTGATGACGTTCCAGGCTGGTCCGGCGTCCTCCGGTCAGTAGTCGGAACTGCTGGTCGAGGCGGGAAAGGATCTCGGCCGGCGACATGAGCGCAGTGCGCGCCGCTGCGAGCTCGATCGCGAGTGGGATTCCGTCGAGGCGCACGCAGATGTCGTGCACCGCCTTGGCGCCGGCCTCGTCGAGCGCCAGGTCGCCCCGGGCCTCCTCGGCACGGGCAAGGAACAGACTCCCCGCCTCCGAAGTGACGACCGAGGTGACGTCGGCGGCCGACGCGAGCTCCAGCGACGCGAGCGGTGCAACGTGCTCGCCCCGGACTCCGAGCGCCTCTCGGCTGGTCGCGAGCACCGACACCTTTGGCGCCGCGGCCGTCGTCACGGTGACCCACTCGGCGACCGCTCCGACGAGGTGTTCGCAGTTGTCGAGCACCAGCAGGAGGTCCTTGCGCTCGAGGAAGCGCGCCAACCCGTCACGGACGGGTGTGCCCTGCGGTGGCGTGTACCCGAACGCCGCCGCGATCGCGTCGGCGAGGGCGCCGGGCTCCTGCACAGGGGCGAGCTCGCAGAGCCAGACGCCGTCGGCGTAGTGGGGGAGCAGCTCGGACGCGACGTGAACTGCCAGGCGGGTCTTCCCGACGCCGCCGACACCGACGACCGTCACGACGCGCGACGAGCGCATGCGGTCCGCGGCTGCGCGGAGGGCTTCGTCTCGACCCACGAAGGTGCTGAGCTCATGGGGAAGGTTCGAGCGGTACGCGTCGAGTGAGCGCAGGGGCGGGAACGTCGTCGGCAGGCTCGGTGCACCGACTTGGTAGAGGTGCACAGCCGCTTGCAAGTCACGCAGTCGGTGCTCACCGAGGTCGTCGAGCGCGACGTGGTCCCGCACCTGGTCGGCGACAGGGCGGGTGCACACGATCTGGCGTCCGTGCGCAACCGCCATCACCCGGGCGGCGCGGTTCACGTCTGAGCCGAACCAGTCGCCGTCGCGAGCGGTCGCCTCACCCGCGTGAAGTCCCATGCGCACCCGAAGCTCGAGCGGGTCGGGCCACGTGGCCGCGCACAGCGCCTCCTGCCCAGCCACCGCCGCGCCGATAGCTTCGCCGGCGCTCCGGAACGTCGCCATGGTGCCGTCGCCGGTGCTCTTGACGACCTGCCCGCCGTTGCCTTCGACTGCGGCCCGCAACAGGTCGTCGTGGTGGGCGAGCGCGACTCGCATCGCGTCCGGGTGTTCCTCCCACAGACGCGTGGAGCCTTCGAGGTCGGTGAACAGGAAGGTCAACGTCTCGGTGGCCACGCCGATCCCCCCGCTCCTCGGCTCGCCAGGTGCCGGGCAAGTCAACCAGACGATGCGATCGCGAACCGAGCAGCGCCCACTCGATACCGAGCCGAGTGGGGCATCCCACGGCCCGTTCGTCGTCGTCTTCTTGTCACCGAACTTGTCACCAGTGGGAACCGACTCAGGGCGTCTTCACGCACGTGACGGGTCTGCACGGAATGAGCGCCCAACTCAGGGCTACTCGGCGTGTCTCAACGGGTCTCGACGGACACTTGTCAAGCCGCTCATAACCCGAAGGTCGTGGGTTCAAATCCCACCCCCGCCACCATCAAAGCAGCAAGTCCGAGGCCCCGGATCGCTCCGGGGCCTCGGCGCGTTCGGTCTGAGGGCAATGGCGTCACCCCGTCGCCGGTTGGAACAGCTCGACGATGTTCCCGGACGGGTCGAGGATCAAGACCTGCTTGCCGCCCGGACCTTCGACGACGTCATTGCGGAACTGAGCGCCCGCGTCGCGCAGACGCGCGACGTCGGCAGCGATGTCGTCGACGTGGAAGTGGATGCGGTTCCAGCCACCCGGGCCAGGCTTGGCGCCGTCGGCCATCGGCCGTCCGGCGGAGCTCGTCGGTCCCGCGAGCAGCAGGCGCAGGTTGCCGCGTCTGACGTCGGCGAACGCCGGCGCGGCGTTCGAGATCAAGGCAAAGTCGAGGAGCTTCGTGTAAAAGGCGATCGCCTCCTCGACGTCGTCGACCATGTAACGGACGTGAACCATCTCTTGAGGGTTGAGCAGTTCGTCGTGTGTCATGGGATGTCCTCCTGAACGACGGTGAGGCGGCTCATCAGCAGATCGACCCGGTTTTCGATCTCGTCGGCGGTTCGCACGAACGCTGGGTAGCTGGAGTCGTCGTTGTCACCCTCTGCGGCCGGGTCGGGCATGCTCCAATGTGCCGTCGGCGGCGAACCGGGGAACTCGGGGCATACCTCTTTCACCTTGTCGCACAGTGTGATGACGCGGTCGAAGCGGTTGCGGGCGAAGCGGCGTAGGTGCTTCGTAGTCCGCTCGGCGATGTCGAGGCCTCGCTCGGCCATCACGCGCACTGCGTTGGGATGCAGCGGCTTGGGATGGCTCCCGGCGCTGCGCGCCTGGATGGTGTGCCCGGATCGGTGCTCCAGAAGCGCTTCAGCCATCTGCGATCGTGCTGAGTTCCCGGTGCAGAGGAACAGCACCTTCGGCGTCCGTCCCCGGGGGAAGGGCTGCGCGTCGGGTGGGGGCGGGACGAGCTCGAGGCGCAATGCCGGATGCAATGCGGCGCTGGCGTCGACGAGCAGCGCGGCGCAGCGACCGAGGTCGGCGCGGTAGTAGGTGTCACGACCGTCGGCGGCACTTCGCCGAGCCGAGACCAGCCCAGCAGCGCGCAGCTCCCCCAGGTGGTACGACACCAGGTTCTGCGGCTTGCCCACCAATTCGGTGAGCTCACCGACACGGCGATCACTGTCGGCCAGCTCGCTCAGCAATCGCCACCGCTGCGGATCGCCCAGCAGCTGCAGGACACGCGATTCTGCGCCAGCGTCGACCGCCATGCCGTGAAATTAGACCAACAGGGATTGATGGATCAACTACCTTTGATCCATGGTTGGATCGTGAACTCTCGGCACGAGGTGCCGTGATCACTCCGTGTTCACGAGCCTGAGGGACGGCTTGTCGTGACATTGTGATATCATGATGTCATGGCAAAGCAGACGACCGTACGGCTCCCCGATGCGTTGGCAGACGAGGCTGAGGCGGTCGCACGCGTGAAGGGCACAAGCGTGAATGCGTTGATCGTCGACTCGCTCGCTGCGGAGATCGAGCGCGTCCGCGCTGACAAGGACTTCACGTTGCGTGCGCGCGAGCTGTTGAAGCGTGACAAGGAGTTGTTGGACCGGCTCGCGCGGTGACGCGGTACCTCACGCTGGCCGAGTACTTCTGGCTGGCCGAGCAGGTCACTGGCACCGAGGCCGCGGTCCTCGTGAAGGCAGCGCGAGTCGAGCTCGCCGACTCGGCGCTCCACGCACCGGCGGCCGGCTTCGGCGATCAAGACTTCTATCCGGATCTCATCGACAAGGCCGCCGTACTCACCTGCCGACTGGCCTGGAACCACCCGCTTCCAGACGGCAACAAGCGGGCGGCGTGGGCCGCGCTCGTGATGTTCGCCGACCTCAACGGCGGCGCGTGGGAACCGCGCTGGATCGCGAGGTCGCGTCGATGCACGACGCTGTCCCGGCCAGGACAGCAAGCCGCAGCGTGGTCGGCGTGATGAACGAGTTCGGGCGTCTGGCCGACGACTACCGCCAGATGCACGCGGCCGTCGATCTGCTGGAGTTCTCGCGCTGGCTCGCGCAGGTTCCGTACAGCCCGCTGTACGACAGCCACATCTCGCCGGACCGGGCGCTCACGTCGCTGCTCTGAGCGATGGCCAAGCAACGCCACCTCCGAGCCGGCGACGACCTCACTGACCAGGTCGTCGTCGTGCGCGGTGGCGAGCTCGACGCCGAGGTGCTGCGCGCTGATGCCGAGCGATACCAGGCGATCTATGGCACCTACGGCCTCTCGGTGTTCGCTGCCCGCGACGCCACCGTCGAGGAGCTCGCCCAGCAGCCTCCCCTGGTGCGTTTCGAGGTGCTCATCTTGGTGCGCGTCGGGGTGCTGCGCGCCGCCGGATTCCGCCTCGAGCCAACCGGGCGCAACCCGCGGCACTTCACCGTCGCGTTCGACGCTCTTGACGAGGGAATCGAAGCCCTGCGCGGCTGTGACCACCAGCGCTGGGAGAACCCCTACCATGAACACTGAGAAGGTGGACCCGATGGACGAACTCGACCTCGTCGCCGACCTCAACGCCCAAGACGACGACGGCCTCGGCTGGTCAACGCTCGCCGACGCGCGCGACCCGAGCCGAGTGCGACCCGGAGCGATGCTGCTCGCCGGCAACCAGTACGGCCAGGCCGTCGTGCGCGTCGTCGCGGTCGACGACGACGGCCAAGTGCACTTCTCGATCCTTCCCGGCCCGGTAGCCAAGAACCGCCACCTCCTCGACCACACCGTCGCCTGAGTCAGGACGCTTGCGCGCGGCCATCGATGCCGTGGCGATCACGGCGGCGTCGCGGCCTTCTCGAGTCGGTGGAAGAGGCCGGTAGAGCAGCAGCACTCCCCCTGCTCAGCGGCCATGAACGTGGGGTCGTCAACCCGAAGAAGAGGTCGTGTGAAGACGCGACCGGAGGGAGCCGCTTGCGGCTCCCTCCGGTTCGTGTGAGCTGTCAGGGGGTTCAACCCCCGGGTGTCAGGGTCGGTGGCTCAGGCCGTCATCTGCTTGGCTGGGCGTGCTGACCGGGACCGACGGGGGCACGTCGGCGCCGGGGTGGTCATCGCCAGCCTGGCTCTTGCCGTCGCTGGCCGCGTCGGAGATCTCGGCGCCCTTGTCGACGCCGGTGGCGTCAGTCTCGGTGGCGAGTCCGGAGATCTCCGCACCCTTGCCGCTGTTCTCGTCGCCCTGGCCAGCGTCGTCGGGCGGGATGCTGGTGGGCGTGTGCTCGCCGGCCTTGGAGTGGCCGTCCGAAGCGTCGTTGGGGCTGGGAACCAAATCGATAGCGCCAGCCACGGCCAGGCTACCGACGAGGCTGAGACAGCTCACGGTGACGGCGACCAGGATCCTCTTGGGGGAGCGGACCTTGCGGGGCATCGATGACCTCCGAGATGGGGGGCTGGGGGAGGACGCGATGGCTGTTGCGATGCCCGCCACGGCACGGGACTCGTTCTCGAGCTCGGCCTTCGTTGGCTGTTGGGTCAGAGCGCCGATCACCCGAGCGACGTCCCGATAGGCGGGTGGAGCGTCGTCGGGGGGTAGCGCCTGGCCCATGAGGCCATTGGCCGTGTGCTCGTCGAGGGCGAGTTGGTCCGAGCCGAAGGGGAATCGCAGCATTCGCATCTCAGGAGGAAGAGCGTCGGGTGACGTCATCGCGTTACACCTCTGGGCTGGAGCTCAGGACGCCCGAGCCGCTCGGCCAGGCGCCGCAACCCTCGGTGTTGGAGCACCCGCACCGTTCCGGGGCGCTTTCCGAGGATCGAAGCGACCTGCGTCGCGTCGAGTCCGCCGAGTACGCGCAGCAAGATGACCTCGGCCTGATCGGGTGGCAATGTGCCTACGAGGGCGAGCGCCGCGTCGGTGTCGAGGTTCTGCATCACTGCACTTGCTGCGTCGTCCGGGGTTGCGCTCTCGGGGAGCTGGTCGGGCGCGACTGGTCTCGCCGGTCGTCGCGCGGCGTGACGTCGCCAGTCGAGGAGGCGATGCCGGGCGATCGTGAACAGCCAAGCCCGGAACTCCATCTCGTTGCCGCGGAACCGGTGCAGGTCGCGGGCGGCCTGGAGCCATGTCTCGGACTCGATGTCCTCGGCGGCGCCCGGTTCCACGCCGCGCAAGTACCGCAACAGCGGCGGATGCAGATCACGCCAGAGGACGGCGACTGCCCACTCCTGGCTGTCTTGTGCCGCGGCGAGCAGGTCGCCGAACTCCCAGCCGATCAACTTGCCTCCGGGTTATCTGTTCTTCGGAGCCTGGAAGAGAACCTGAGCAATGCGCGCGGCCAGAAGCGCTCGTTCGTGGCCGCGAGTCGCAGTTGTCATCGAAGTTGTCACCAGTGGAGACGAACTCAGGGCACCTCGGCGCACGCCACGGCACTCTACGCACTGAGCGCCGAACTCAGGACCACGCCGGGTGCCTCAACGGGTCTCGGCGGTGACTTGTCAAGACTCATAACCCGAAGGTCACGGGTTCAAATCCCGCCCCCGCCACCATCGAAGAAGCAGGTCAGGGGCCGGGGGGGAGCCCCCCCCCCCCCCCCCCTCTGCGCGAGGTGGCGCACTTCTAAGCGATCTTCTAACGGGCGCTCTGAGCCGGGCAGGGCTGCGTCTTTGACTGTTCGCGTCGACACCGCTTAACTCGCACCGGGGTTGCACGGTCGAACCG encodes the following:
- a CDS encoding adenylate/guanylate cyclase domain-containing protein, with product MATETLTFLFTDLEGSTRLWEEHPDAMRVALAHHDDLLRAAVEGNGGQVVKSTGDGTMATFRSAGEAIGAAVAGQEALCAATWPDPLELRVRMGLHAGEATARDGDWFGSDVNRAARVMAVAHGRQIVCTRPVADQVRDHVALDDLGEHRLRDLQAAVHLYQVGAPSLPTTFPPLRSLDAYRSNLPHELSTFVGRDEALRAAADRMRSSRVVTVVGVGGVGKTRLAVHVASELLPHYADGVWLCELAPVQEPGALADAIAAAFGYTPPQGTPVRDGLARFLERKDLLLVLDNCEHLVGAVAEWVTVTTAAAPKVSVLATSREALGVRGEHVAPLASLELASAADVTSVVTSEAGSLFLARAEEARGDLALDEAGAKAVHDICVRLDGIPLAIELAAARTALMSPAEILSRLDQQFRLLTGGRRTSLERHQTLRAAIDWSFELLSDDERALLARLSVCVGGFDLDAVVALAAGIEVEEFEAFDVLASLVAKSLVERAERYGTTRYRLLEMIRQYAVEKLVADTARAARDDHARHFLDLAHTLLAETATPADFDALERLETETPNIVAAARWLLDDARPGELLLFFADLPFLDAFAYPPALADDLGMLASEVIEESGSHRGFEVACDLAVRRAFFAGDLGEYRRVNTLARQAGDLDPAAATAIDAGVMALYDGDVGTAVTFGRAAVDRARRDRDPATLAWMLGQLSVFQYLADGDDDHALAQEALEVARATGSKIVAFYPLLAMQNATATADPSRSLAAAEESIRFDRTRRKTFLNLGRGRAAMLHLSRGDLAEGVSLCRECVNAYAHDGELSVFAIAVAGWAASVASSEPALAIKLAVFAESDAIAAFPAFTNQPQLNHFPKLYSAEIAAARAEVEGFGYDDAVEHLLTTFDRVIAEHAAPLIELDVEMNVGDE
- a CDS encoding VOC family protein, translating into MTHDELLNPQEMVHVRYMVDDVEEAIAFYTKLLDFALISNAAPAFADVRRGNLRLLLAGPTSSAGRPMADGAKPGPGGWNRIHFHVDDIAADVARLRDAGAQFRNDVVEGPGGKQVLILDPSGNIVELFQPATG
- a CDS encoding metalloregulator ArsR/SmtB family transcription factor, with product MAVDAGAESRVLQLLGDPQRWRLLSELADSDRRVGELTELVGKPQNLVSYHLGELRAAGLVSARRSAADGRDTYYRADLGRCAALLVDASAALHPALRLELVPPPPDAQPFPRGRTPKVLFLCTGNSARSQMAEALLEHRSGHTIQARSAGSHPKPLHPNAVRVMAERGLDIAERTTKHLRRFARNRFDRVITLCDKVKEVCPEFPGSPPTAHWSMPDPAAEGDNDDSSYPAFVRTADEIENRVDLLMSRLTVVQEDIP
- a CDS encoding RNA polymerase sigma factor; the protein is MIGWEFGDLLAAAQDSQEWAVAVLWRDLHPPLLRYLRGVEPGAAEDIESETWLQAARDLHRFRGNEMEFRAWLFTIARHRLLDWRRHAARRPARPVAPDQLPESATPDDAASAVMQNLDTDAALALVGTLPPDQAEVILLRVLGGLDATQVASILGKRPGTVRVLQHRGLRRLAERLGRPELQPRGVTR
- a CDS encoding YlcI/YnfO family protein, which encodes MAKQTTVRLPDALADEAEAVARVKGTSVNALIVDSLAAEIERVRADKDFTLRARELLKRDKELLDRLAR
- a CDS encoding Fic family protein, with product MTRYLTLAEYFWLAEQVTGTEAAVLVKAARVELADSALHAPAAGFGDQDFYPDLIDKAAVLTCRLAWNHPLPDGNKRAAWAALVMFADLNGGAWEPRWIARSRRCTTLSRPGQQAAAWSA